One genomic segment of Acidobacteriota bacterium includes these proteins:
- a CDS encoding cupin domain-containing protein: MNKDRSKACKPVRFVDLANIAENQETLDHKSFNDAFGLPGHLRMSVGRLAPGGSVEHHRHFTMEEVYYLMKGRAMVRVDNDEYEVEENTAIYFPPEPMRSVYNHTDEDCWWLFVGAPPDVKPQDQK, translated from the coding sequence ATGAACAAAGACAGGTCCAAGGCATGCAAACCGGTTCGTTTCGTGGATCTGGCGAACATCGCTGAAAACCAGGAGACGCTGGACCACAAGTCCTTCAACGACGCCTTCGGGCTCCCCGGCCATCTGCGGATGTCGGTGGGCCGGCTGGCCCCCGGTGGGAGCGTGGAGCACCACCGGCACTTCACCATGGAGGAGGTCTACTACCTGATGAAGGGCCGCGCCATGGTGAGAGTCGATAACGATGAGTATGAGGTGGAGGAGAACACGGCCATCTACTTTCCTCCCGAGCCCATGCGGTCGGTCTACAATCACACCGACGAGGACTGCTGGTGGCTCTTCGTCGGAGCCCCACCCGATGTGAAGCCGCAAGATCAGAAGTAA
- the menC gene encoding o-succinylbenzoate synthase: protein MRIDAIEVVHVAMPLIYPWRTAYGEDASVQSVLVRMESQGLAAWSEAAPLAAPQYLPEWAGGVFACIRDWLAPILVGQEIASGEELQARLAFVKGNSFAKGGLDSAWWVLEAMRRGVPLYRLLGGRRSQVDVGADFGIMDSVDDLLVAIDRAVVAGFKRTKLKYGPGWDLPMLKVVRKNFPDHTFHIDCNSGYRLSDLKMFREIDQLGLAMIEQPLQYNDLADHARLQEELQTPVCLDESVTSPDKARKAIEMGSCRIVNIKTCRVGGLTPALEIHNRCQEAGIPCWIGSMLESAVGVRVNLALSTLENFTYPADLFPTSRFYRKDLGRPEVFLDQGPSGEPVMSLSEEPGHGTEPDPAMLEECTVARATITA from the coding sequence ATGAGAATCGATGCCATCGAAGTGGTCCACGTGGCCATGCCGCTCATCTATCCCTGGCGGACCGCCTACGGTGAGGATGCGTCCGTTCAGTCGGTCCTGGTCCGGATGGAGTCGCAGGGGCTGGCGGCCTGGAGCGAGGCGGCTCCACTGGCCGCTCCCCAGTACCTGCCGGAATGGGCGGGAGGCGTCTTCGCCTGCATCCGGGACTGGTTAGCCCCGATCCTGGTGGGACAGGAGATCGCCAGCGGGGAGGAACTTCAGGCCCGGCTTGCCTTCGTCAAGGGAAACTCGTTTGCCAAGGGCGGCCTGGACAGTGCCTGGTGGGTGCTGGAGGCCATGCGCCGGGGAGTACCGCTCTACCGGCTCCTGGGAGGACGGCGTTCGCAGGTCGACGTGGGAGCCGACTTCGGAATCATGGACTCGGTGGACGATCTGTTGGTTGCCATCGACCGGGCTGTGGTGGCGGGTTTCAAGCGCACCAAGCTCAAGTACGGGCCGGGATGGGATCTGCCCATGTTGAAAGTGGTCAGGAAGAACTTTCCCGATCACACCTTCCACATCGACTGCAACAGCGGCTACCGGCTCTCGGACCTGAAGATGTTCCGGGAGATCGACCAGTTGGGCCTGGCCATGATCGAGCAGCCGCTGCAGTACAACGACTTGGCGGACCACGCCCGGCTCCAGGAGGAGCTGCAAACGCCCGTCTGCCTGGATGAGAGCGTGACCTCCCCCGACAAGGCCCGGAAGGCCATCGAAATGGGAAGTTGCCGGATCGTCAACATCAAGACCTGCCGGGTCGGAGGACTGACGCCGGCCCTGGAAATCCACAACCGGTGCCAAGAGGCAGGGATCCCCTGCTGGATCGGGTCCATGTTGGAGAGCGCCGTGGGCGTGCGGGTCAACCTGGCCCTGTCCACGTTGGAGAACTTCACCTACCCCGCCGACCTTTTTCCCACCAGCCGTTTCTACCGGAAGGACCTGGGCCGTCCCGAAGTGTTCCTGGATCAGGGGCCTTCAGGCGAACCGGTCATGAGCCTGTCGGAGGAGCCGGGCCACGGAACCGAGCCGGATCCGGCCATGCTGGAGGAGTGTACGGTCGCCCGCGCGACGATCACGGCGTGA
- a CDS encoding aspartate/glutamate racemase family protein: protein MSIRHRIGLMVPSTNTTCEGDYQLVAPKSMTVHGQRLWLTNDSMGEDGMERMNTDIESGARYLSTARVDAIVYACTTGSFFKGAGWDRDMLDLIERTAKVPAIGTSPAVVEALRFMGARKISVATPYPDWSNRRLRTYLETAGFTVLNVEGEPVAVGAGQQGINDQDPESVVRFASQACRPEADLLFCSCTAWRSLEVVEELERITGRPVVTSNQSTIWACFRKLGLTGPIEGYGSLLRRMDH, encoded by the coding sequence ATGAGCATTCGTCATCGAATCGGATTGATGGTCCCCTCCACCAACACCACCTGCGAGGGGGACTACCAACTGGTGGCGCCCAAATCCATGACGGTTCACGGGCAACGGCTCTGGCTGACCAACGACTCCATGGGCGAAGACGGCATGGAGAGGATGAACACGGACATCGAGAGCGGCGCCCGCTACTTGTCCACGGCCCGGGTGGACGCCATCGTCTATGCCTGCACCACCGGGAGTTTCTTCAAGGGCGCCGGCTGGGATCGGGACATGCTCGACCTCATCGAGCGAACGGCGAAGGTTCCCGCCATCGGTACCAGTCCGGCCGTGGTCGAGGCGCTGCGCTTCATGGGCGCCCGCAAGATCTCCGTGGCCACCCCCTACCCGGATTGGAGCAACCGGAGACTCCGCACCTACCTGGAGACCGCCGGTTTCACGGTCCTCAACGTGGAGGGCGAGCCGGTGGCGGTGGGCGCCGGCCAGCAGGGGATCAACGATCAGGATCCGGAATCGGTGGTGAGGTTCGCCTCCCAGGCCTGCCGGCCCGAGGCCGATCTGCTCTTCTGTTCCTGCACGGCCTGGCGGTCGCTGGAAGTGGTGGAGGAACTGGAACGGATCACGGGCCGTCCCGTGGTGACCTCCAACCAGTCCACGATCTGGGCCTGCTTCCGGAAGCTGGGACTGACCGGCCCCATCGAAGGGTACGGCAGTCTGCTTCGGCGGATGGATCACTGA
- a CDS encoding TonB-dependent receptor, with translation MHTPLRSLFPILVLAAGLLLLTGSPSMAQTGTGTLLGTVRDGQNEILSGAELTLTRIQTNEVFVALSAANGNYRVDGVPVGEYEIHVSLAGYQTEVRTGVLLQIGQTVRQDFHLLSGDSAEVRRTLAQALQLESENAELGEVIGRKKLEDMPLNDRDFTKLATLAPGTAPASSTSTTGSAMGNIRVQGMRQRDNVTYVDGSLFPRFSNFKPSTDALQEFEVKTGLYGAEYGIRPGGQIVAVTRSGGNDYHGNLFWFHRNDNLDARNFFEHEKQEYKRNQVGATLGGPIRIPHLMDGRDRAWFFVSYQLESIREIRPLTGVVPTLEQREGRFSRPLRDPATGNLFPNNAIPPERINPVATRLLAFFPRPNTLRALNFTSPDSFAPYDNPQFITRIDFKDSEQSRWSGRFVWNSGPYVTVRAISAFSATQPLRAYGQSITNTRTLASGLTNVASIHWTRRPYYAAPSNPKPEASAALGIRQLQDNVVDRMGIPIVEVQGYTNLGDIQLQGDSITGNWQIKEQISFQRGDHSLKTGAEFRQHYMFINMEARSRFYFFDRYTGHALGDFLLGYPARTSLGGESYRANLHQNSLYLFLQDDWKLSPTLTLTLGLRYEGRFPWKDKRGFVSNFDPHRGAIAAPPLDLDLKPGETGRYPAGIPLVSWRWSEGFLPRSGLAWRVGTNSVVRAGYGIYANELDTGMLYRLTRTPREGAIRSTFNAPLETPVLSLSDPFPAALSRSAVPTIFGVESPLPLSSTHVWGLSLQQKFSPLLMLEAGYLGSHTANQLDTVSLNDALPGTGDRQARRPFPGLQAVHIPMADADSRYHGMQFRLERRPGAEGLHLSGSFTWSSQINNGGGWEGSYERRYFRSRNLPLHHNRGLSELHLRRRLVITTSYEPPFGRGKPYLQTGPLGAVLGGWSMQVISSFQDGPWFTVYLPGDRLDVGSEFSQWPDRIGNPNLAPDQRTPSRWFDTEAFVRPDGFRYGNAGRTTVEGPGLANVDLSLRRTFRLSEGQNLELRLQMFNAANRANFVLRRKARVNQFGTADFGALGEASPARQVQVALKYSF, from the coding sequence ATGCACACGCCGCTGCGCTCCCTTTTTCCCATCCTGGTTCTGGCTGCAGGACTGCTGCTCCTGACCGGAAGTCCCTCCATGGCACAAACGGGCACGGGGACACTTCTGGGAACCGTCCGGGACGGTCAGAACGAAATTCTGAGCGGCGCGGAGCTGACCCTGACCCGGATCCAGACCAACGAGGTCTTCGTGGCCTTGAGCGCGGCGAACGGCAACTACCGTGTGGACGGGGTCCCCGTCGGCGAATACGAGATCCACGTGAGTTTGGCCGGCTACCAGACGGAGGTTCGCACCGGAGTCCTGCTCCAGATAGGGCAGACGGTTCGCCAGGACTTCCATCTGTTGTCCGGAGACTCGGCGGAAGTCCGCCGAACCTTGGCGCAGGCTCTCCAGTTGGAGTCGGAAAACGCGGAGTTGGGAGAGGTCATCGGCCGCAAGAAGCTGGAAGACATGCCCCTGAACGATCGCGACTTCACCAAGTTGGCAACCCTGGCGCCAGGGACCGCGCCGGCCAGCAGCACCAGCACCACCGGGAGCGCCATGGGGAACATCCGGGTCCAGGGCATGCGGCAACGGGACAATGTCACCTACGTGGACGGGTCTCTGTTTCCCCGTTTTTCCAACTTCAAGCCCAGCACCGACGCCCTGCAGGAGTTCGAGGTCAAGACTGGCCTCTACGGGGCCGAGTACGGAATCCGGCCCGGTGGCCAGATCGTGGCGGTCACCCGCAGCGGCGGCAACGACTATCACGGCAACCTGTTCTGGTTTCACCGCAACGACAACCTGGACGCCCGCAACTTCTTCGAGCACGAGAAGCAGGAGTACAAGCGCAATCAGGTGGGCGCCACCCTGGGGGGGCCGATCCGGATTCCCCACCTGATGGACGGGCGGGACCGGGCTTGGTTCTTCGTCTCGTACCAGCTCGAGTCGATCCGGGAGATTCGGCCGCTGACTGGAGTCGTCCCCACCCTCGAACAGAGGGAGGGCCGTTTCTCCAGACCGTTGAGGGATCCGGCTACCGGAAACCTCTTCCCCAACAACGCCATTCCTCCGGAAAGGATCAATCCGGTGGCGACCCGGCTGTTGGCCTTCTTTCCCCGGCCAAACACGCTGCGCGCGCTCAATTTCACCAGCCCCGACTCCTTCGCCCCGTATGACAACCCGCAGTTCATTACGCGGATCGATTTCAAGGATTCGGAACAGAGCCGCTGGTCGGGGCGCTTCGTCTGGAATTCAGGACCCTACGTCACCGTGCGCGCGATCTCTGCATTTTCCGCCACCCAGCCTCTCCGCGCCTACGGACAGAGCATCACCAACACGAGGACCCTGGCGAGTGGCCTCACCAACGTGGCCAGTATCCACTGGACACGCAGGCCCTACTACGCGGCGCCTTCCAATCCCAAACCGGAGGCCTCGGCGGCGCTGGGGATCCGCCAGCTCCAAGACAACGTCGTGGATCGAATGGGAATTCCCATCGTGGAGGTCCAGGGCTACACCAATCTCGGCGACATCCAGCTTCAGGGCGACTCCATCACCGGGAACTGGCAGATCAAGGAACAGATTTCTTTCCAGCGGGGCGACCACTCGCTGAAGACCGGGGCCGAGTTCCGCCAACACTACATGTTCATCAACATGGAGGCCCGCTCCCGGTTCTACTTCTTCGACCGCTATACCGGACACGCGCTGGGAGACTTCCTTCTCGGCTATCCGGCCCGAACGTCTCTGGGGGGCGAGTCCTACCGGGCCAACCTGCACCAGAACAGCCTTTACCTGTTCCTCCAGGACGACTGGAAGCTGAGCCCGACGCTGACCCTGACCCTGGGGCTGCGCTACGAGGGGAGATTCCCCTGGAAGGACAAGCGAGGCTTCGTGTCCAATTTCGATCCCCATCGGGGCGCCATTGCGGCGCCGCCCCTGGACCTCGACCTGAAGCCGGGTGAAACGGGCCGCTATCCGGCCGGGATTCCCCTGGTGAGCTGGAGATGGAGCGAGGGTTTCCTGCCCCGCTCCGGACTGGCCTGGAGGGTGGGAACCAACTCCGTGGTGCGGGCTGGATACGGCATCTATGCCAACGAGTTGGACACCGGGATGCTTTACCGGCTGACCCGGACTCCGCGGGAGGGCGCCATCCGCTCCACCTTCAACGCTCCCCTGGAGACTCCCGTCCTGAGCCTGTCCGACCCCTTTCCGGCGGCCTTGTCCCGATCGGCCGTACCCACCATCTTCGGAGTGGAGAGTCCGCTCCCGCTCTCCTCGACCCACGTCTGGGGCCTCTCGCTGCAGCAGAAGTTCTCCCCTCTCCTGATGCTGGAGGCGGGATATCTGGGCTCCCATACGGCGAACCAGTTGGATACCGTGTCTCTCAACGATGCTCTTCCGGGAACCGGCGACCGGCAGGCCCGCCGCCCCTTCCCCGGGTTGCAGGCTGTCCACATTCCCATGGCCGACGCCGACTCCAGGTACCATGGCATGCAGTTTCGGTTGGAGAGGCGGCCCGGAGCGGAAGGACTGCACCTGAGCGGCTCCTTCACCTGGTCCAGCCAGATCAACAACGGCGGGGGCTGGGAAGGATCGTACGAACGGCGCTATTTCAGGAGCCGGAACCTGCCGCTGCACCACAACCGCGGACTCTCGGAACTCCACCTCCGGCGCCGGCTGGTCATTACAACGAGTTACGAACCCCCCTTCGGCCGGGGCAAGCCCTACCTCCAGACCGGGCCTCTGGGTGCGGTTCTGGGCGGGTGGTCCATGCAGGTCATTTCCAGTTTCCAGGACGGTCCCTGGTTCACCGTCTATCTCCCGGGCGATCGCTTGGATGTGGGATCCGAGTTCTCCCAGTGGCCGGACCGGATCGGGAATCCGAACCTGGCCCCGGACCAGCGCACGCCGAGCCGGTGGTTCGACACGGAGGCCTTCGTGCGTCCCGACGGCTTCCGCTACGGCAACGCGGGCCGGACCACCGTGGAGGGACCCGGCCTGGCCAACGTGGACCTCTCGCTCCGGCGCACGTTCCGGCTGAGCGAAGGCCAGAATCTGGAACTGCGCCTGCAGATGTTCAACGCAGCCAACCGCGCCAACTTCGTCCTCCGGCGGAAAGCCCGGGTCAACCAGTTCGGCACGGCCGATTTCGGCGCACTGGGCGAAGCCTCGCCGGCCCGGCAGGTCCAGGTGGCGCTCAAGTATTCGTTCTGA
- a CDS encoding pyrroloquinoline quinone-dependent dehydrogenase: MSTARPSAFFRLFLFVTLPVQGLLPAQDREWISYGGDPGGMQYSSLDQINRENVGRLKEAWVYDTGDFSDGSELPTFSSFQTTPLMVDGVLYVSTVFHRLLALDPDTGKKLWEFDPKFDRSERVNMYKSRGVAHWTDGKVKRIFLGDQLGRLFSVDAATGKVDPEFGTSGMVDLKSGMMGDYGHLRWGLGSPVAPCGDVVVAGSWVTDGEPQGPSGDIQAVDARTGRRVWRFHTVPRPGEFGHDTWEGDSWKDRSGVNAWSNLSVDEERRMVFVPLTSPGTDFYGGDRRGDNLFSDAIVALDCRTGKRVWHFQTIHHDLWDWDLPSQPSLVTVRRNGKAVPAVAQTTKTGFVFLLHRETGEPLFEVEERPVPQGDIPGEYYSPTQPIPVKPPPFVRQAMTRDEITDVTPESRAECLEMVKDAYVEGPLFRPIGRELTVMFPGTNGGSNWGGAAFDPESQVLYINSMDVGAFVRMVERPEGSKVPFRARGTKYGRFWDSNQYPCQKPPWGSLTAIDLNTGEFRWQSILGEIDELTRRGIPKTGAPNLGGPIVTAGGLVFIAATNDSRIRAFDKKSGEEVWVRRLPASGHATPMSYLGPKTGKQFLVIAAGGGNKYNKVFGGKLVAFALP, from the coding sequence ATGAGCACAGCGCGCCCTTCGGCCTTTTTCCGCCTGTTTCTCTTCGTCACCTTGCCGGTTCAGGGACTCCTTCCCGCCCAGGACCGGGAATGGATCTCCTACGGCGGGGACCCGGGAGGGATGCAGTACTCCTCCCTGGACCAGATCAACCGCGAGAACGTGGGCCGCCTGAAGGAAGCCTGGGTCTACGACACGGGCGACTTCAGCGACGGTTCCGAGTTGCCCACCTTCTCCTCCTTTCAGACCACGCCCCTGATGGTGGACGGCGTCCTCTACGTCTCCACGGTCTTTCACCGCCTCCTGGCGCTTGATCCGGACACGGGCAAGAAGCTCTGGGAGTTCGATCCCAAGTTCGACCGCAGCGAGCGGGTGAACATGTACAAGAGCAGGGGCGTCGCCCACTGGACCGATGGGAAGGTCAAGCGGATCTTTCTGGGGGACCAGTTGGGCCGCCTCTTTTCGGTGGACGCGGCCACCGGGAAAGTCGACCCGGAATTCGGGACCTCGGGGATGGTGGACCTGAAGAGCGGGATGATGGGGGACTACGGTCATCTCCGGTGGGGACTGGGCTCGCCGGTGGCTCCCTGCGGCGACGTGGTGGTGGCCGGCAGTTGGGTCACCGACGGCGAACCCCAGGGACCGAGCGGCGACATCCAGGCCGTCGACGCCCGGACCGGGCGGAGGGTCTGGCGCTTCCACACCGTTCCCCGTCCGGGGGAATTCGGGCACGACACCTGGGAGGGAGACTCATGGAAGGACCGGTCGGGCGTCAATGCCTGGTCCAACCTGAGCGTGGACGAGGAGCGCCGGATGGTCTTCGTTCCCCTGACCTCTCCCGGCACCGACTTCTATGGAGGGGACCGCAGAGGGGACAACCTTTTCAGCGACGCCATCGTGGCCCTGGACTGCCGAACCGGGAAACGCGTCTGGCACTTCCAGACCATCCACCACGACCTTTGGGACTGGGACCTGCCTTCGCAGCCCTCCCTGGTCACCGTGCGCCGCAACGGCAAGGCGGTTCCGGCGGTGGCCCAGACCACCAAGACCGGGTTCGTCTTCCTGCTCCATCGAGAGACGGGAGAACCGCTCTTCGAAGTCGAGGAACGGCCGGTGCCGCAGGGGGACATCCCCGGCGAGTACTACTCCCCGACCCAGCCGATTCCCGTCAAGCCGCCGCCCTTCGTTCGCCAGGCAATGACCCGGGACGAGATCACCGACGTCACACCGGAGTCCCGCGCCGAGTGCCTGGAAATGGTCAAGGACGCCTATGTGGAGGGCCCGCTGTTCCGGCCCATCGGCCGCGAGCTGACCGTCATGTTTCCGGGGACCAACGGCGGATCCAATTGGGGCGGGGCGGCGTTCGATCCCGAGTCCCAGGTGCTCTACATCAACTCCATGGACGTGGGCGCTTTCGTCCGGATGGTGGAGCGGCCCGAGGGATCCAAGGTCCCTTTCCGGGCCCGGGGCACCAAGTACGGACGCTTCTGGGATTCCAACCAATACCCCTGCCAGAAGCCGCCGTGGGGCTCGCTGACCGCCATCGACCTCAACACGGGCGAGTTCCGCTGGCAGTCCATCCTGGGCGAGATCGACGAACTGACGCGCCGCGGAATCCCCAAGACCGGGGCCCCCAACCTGGGCGGCCCCATTGTGACGGCCGGCGGGCTGGTCTTCATCGCGGCCACCAACGACAGCCGCATCCGAGCCTTCGACAAGAAATCGGGCGAGGAGGTCTGGGTCCGGCGCCTGCCGGCCAGCGGCCACGCCACTCCCATGAGCTATCTGGGACCCAAGACCGGCAAGCAGTTCCTCGTCATCGCGGCCGGTGGGGGAAACAAGTACAACAAGGTCTTCGGCGGCAAGCTCGTGGCGTTTGCGCTTCCGTGA